One Desulfobulbus oligotrophicus DNA segment encodes these proteins:
- a CDS encoding flagellar FlbD family protein, whose amino-acid sequence MDIFVDGMIKLTRINHSEFYLNPDLIKGIEQTPDTIITLINGDHVLVREKAEEIIDKIIDFRVRVIHQSRQDVTL is encoded by the coding sequence TTGGATATTTTTGTAGACGGCATGATCAAGCTGACCCGGATCAACCATTCTGAATTTTACCTGAATCCTGATCTGATCAAGGGGATAGAACAAACCCCGGACACGATTATTACATTGATAAATGGTGATCATGTTCTTGTTCGTGAAAAAGCGGAGGAGATTATCGATAAGATAATCGATTTTCGTGTCCGGGTCATCCATCAGTCTCGACAGGATGTAACCCTCTGA
- a CDS encoding flagellar motor protein yields the protein MDIATLIGLTMGLGAIIGGAVLEGLHLTALLQPTAAIIVLGGTFGAAFVSFSLDVALGAFKDLKKLLTSSPKNDDLITEICGYAAKARKNGIIALEQEGQTHKDRFMKKAISLSVDGVEPKDIRELLEIDLGAEEESAKMSAEFFEAAGGYAPTIGIIGAVLGLIHVMSNLEDTSKLGAGIAVAFVATIYGLVTANIICLPAATKIKNRIKDDTVRKEIIIAGVVAIQNGENPRFIEERLRSYLGSHAKRGGDVAEEGRSKG from the coding sequence ATGGATATTGCAACTCTTATCGGACTGACCATGGGGTTGGGCGCTATTATCGGTGGAGCGGTCCTTGAAGGACTCCACCTGACCGCCCTGCTACAGCCTACAGCTGCCATTATTGTGCTCGGTGGTACCTTTGGCGCTGCCTTTGTCAGTTTTTCCCTTGATGTCGCTCTTGGTGCTTTTAAAGATTTAAAGAAATTGCTGACCAGTTCACCGAAAAACGACGACCTCATAACAGAGATCTGTGGTTATGCTGCCAAGGCCAGGAAGAATGGTATTATTGCCTTGGAACAGGAGGGGCAAACCCACAAAGACCGGTTTATGAAAAAGGCGATTTCACTGTCAGTTGACGGGGTCGAGCCCAAGGATATTCGGGAATTACTGGAAATTGACCTTGGGGCAGAAGAAGAAAGTGCCAAGATGAGTGCCGAGTTTTTTGAAGCTGCCGGCGGTTATGCGCCGACCATCGGTATCATCGGTGCCGTACTCGGATTGATCCATGTCATGAGCAACCTTGAGGATACCTCTAAACTTGGTGCTGGGATTGCCGTGGCCTTTGTTGCCACTATTTATGGCCTGGTTACTGCCAATATTATCTGTCTGCCTGCCGCCACCAAGATCAAAAATCGGATAAAAGATGATACCGTACGTAAAGAGATCATCATCGCCGGGGTGGTAGCCATTCAAAATGGTGAAAATCCGCGTTTTATCGAAGAACGGCTGCGTTCGTACCTGGGAAGCCATGCAAAAAGGGGTGGCGACGTCGCTGAAGAGGGAAGGAGCAAAGGATAA
- a CDS encoding flagellar motor protein MotB gives MARKKAPEKAANHERWLVSYADFITLLFAVFVTLYAMSQTDKKKVEQVAASYRSAFGMSSGAASGKLEMLLKTDILPVPSIRHQPKNAEKSKADQDQSARGQATRQDFKNIMIVLERYLAEHDAQEKVSIEITRRGLVISLKEAGFFDSASAVVKPSSYELLAKIIESLQPFENQISFEGHTDNMPIRSSTFHSNWELSTARAINLAHFAMDQHSVRPARIAVTGYGEHRPVADNAIEEGRRQNRRVDIVLHGTSTGEVEETRPVESSPSRASRPQVPF, from the coding sequence ATGGCTCGGAAAAAAGCACCTGAGAAGGCAGCGAATCACGAACGGTGGTTGGTTTCCTATGCTGATTTCATCACCCTTCTGTTTGCCGTGTTTGTCACCCTGTACGCAATGTCGCAAACCGATAAAAAGAAAGTGGAGCAGGTTGCCGCATCGTATAGAAGTGCCTTTGGCATGAGCTCCGGTGCTGCCTCAGGTAAGCTGGAGATGTTACTCAAGACCGATATTCTGCCTGTACCGTCAATACGTCATCAGCCGAAGAATGCGGAAAAATCGAAAGCTGATCAAGACCAGTCAGCCAGGGGACAGGCAACCAGACAGGATTTTAAAAACATCATGATTGTTTTAGAACGCTACCTGGCTGAACATGATGCGCAGGAGAAGGTCAGCATAGAGATAACCAGACGCGGACTGGTGATCAGTCTGAAAGAGGCTGGTTTTTTTGATTCGGCCAGTGCGGTTGTCAAACCGTCTTCCTATGAGCTGCTGGCTAAAATTATCGAATCTCTTCAGCCTTTCGAAAATCAGATCAGTTTTGAAGGACACACTGATAACATGCCGATACGATCATCAACTTTTCATTCCAATTGGGAGTTGTCGACAGCAAGAGCCATCAATCTGGCTCATTTTGCCATGGATCAGCACAGTGTACGACCAGCAAGAATTGCTGTCACCGGTTATGGCGAACATCGTCCGGTCGCAGACAATGCAATTGAGGAGGGAAGAAGGCAGAACCGTCGTGTTGATATTGTTCTTCACGGCACAAGCACCGGCGAGGTGGAAGAAACCCGGCCGGTTGAGTCGTCGCCGTCCAGAGCATCGCGGCCGCAAGTACCGTTTTAA
- a CDS encoding CBS domain-containing protein, producing the protein MQIVTTHRNTDFDALASMVAATLIYPDAIAACPTDVNPNVHRFLSLHKTSFNIILTREVALESVTRLIITDTNQWRRIERLSQLQDREDVELLLWDHHTGIGDIRPHWQCVEKIGATVTLLVRAVKGQNLQLSPLQATLFLLGLYEDTGQLTFSSTTPEDARAAAFLLEQGADLDIVVDFLHMAYGEVQKKVLFRLMRDAEQHEIKGKQVGIGVVHIDKHVELSVVVQLYGKIVNADAVFVIFVNEKGGCFVIGRSSVPEINVNTVLQRFGGGGHPGAGSATITADRVVPDEIRQEILTALHEVQCSSALVADMMSFPVTSVLPATPMHQIRQIMEEENIRGIVVEEDDRLQGIVVLWDLKKLRLEKQWNSPVKAFMNRNVTTVSPDALASEAADVMVQKNIGHLPVVQGEKVIGIVTRTDVINYLYGMLPA; encoded by the coding sequence ATGCAAATAGTCACTACCCACCGTAATACTGATTTTGATGCGCTGGCGTCAATGGTTGCCGCAACTTTGATTTATCCGGATGCAATCGCCGCCTGTCCAACAGATGTTAACCCGAATGTCCATCGGTTTCTTTCGCTTCATAAGACATCTTTTAACATCATTCTGACCCGTGAGGTTGCCCTGGAGAGTGTTACCCGGCTGATCATCACTGATACCAACCAGTGGCGAAGGATTGAGCGGTTAAGTCAGCTCCAGGATAGAGAGGATGTTGAACTGTTGCTTTGGGATCACCATACGGGTATCGGTGACATCCGTCCTCATTGGCAGTGTGTGGAAAAGATCGGGGCCACAGTAACCCTCCTGGTGCGGGCTGTTAAGGGGCAGAATCTGCAGTTGAGTCCGCTTCAGGCAACTCTGTTTCTTCTGGGGTTGTATGAGGATACCGGCCAGCTGACCTTTAGTTCCACTACCCCGGAAGATGCCAGGGCTGCTGCTTTTCTCCTCGAACAGGGAGCAGATCTTGATATTGTCGTTGATTTTCTGCATATGGCGTATGGTGAAGTCCAGAAAAAGGTATTGTTTCGATTGATGCGTGATGCTGAGCAACATGAAATCAAGGGTAAACAGGTGGGGATCGGCGTTGTGCACATCGATAAACATGTCGAGTTGTCGGTGGTGGTGCAGTTGTATGGAAAGATCGTTAATGCTGACGCGGTATTTGTTATCTTTGTTAACGAAAAAGGTGGTTGTTTTGTCATTGGTCGCAGCAGTGTTCCGGAGATCAACGTGAACACAGTCCTTCAGCGATTTGGTGGGGGTGGGCACCCGGGTGCCGGATCGGCAACCATCACTGCTGATCGTGTAGTGCCGGATGAGATCCGGCAGGAGATTCTGACTGCTCTCCACGAGGTACAGTGCAGCAGTGCGTTGGTGGCGGACATGATGTCCTTTCCTGTCACCAGCGTGTTACCGGCTACGCCGATGCATCAGATCCGGCAGATTATGGAAGAAGAAAATATTCGCGGGATTGTGGTTGAGGAGGACGACCGGCTGCAGGGTATTGTTGTGTTGTGGGATTTGAAGAAACTACGTTTAGAGAAACAGTGGAACAGTCCGGTGAAAGCATTCATGAATCGCAACGTCACCACCGTCTCTCCCGATGCCCTGGCAAGTGAGGCTGCTGATGTAATGGTACAGAAGAATATCGGTCATCTGCCTGTTGTGCAGGGAGAAAAGGTGATTGGTATCGTTACTCGTACAGATGTGATCAACTATCTGTACGGCATGTTACCGGCGTAG
- a CDS encoding histidine triad nucleotide-binding protein gives MPDNCLFCKIIRGEVPADKLYEDDEVLVFRDIAPQAPVHFLVIPKEHLTGPAAATQENERLMGKLLRIGAETAAKEEIPHFRVVANNGSQAGQTVFHLHVHILGGRYMAWPPG, from the coding sequence ATGCCTGACAACTGCTTGTTTTGCAAGATCATCCGGGGAGAAGTGCCTGCCGATAAACTTTACGAAGATGATGAGGTGCTCGTCTTCCGCGACATTGCTCCCCAGGCCCCGGTGCACTTCCTTGTTATTCCGAAAGAACATCTCACCGGTCCTGCAGCGGCAACGCAGGAGAATGAACGTCTGATGGGGAAATTATTGAGAATAGGTGCTGAAACAGCTGCCAAAGAAGAGATTCCACATTTCAGGGTCGTAGCCAACAACGGCTCACAGGCAGGGCAAACCGTCTTTCATCTGCACGTGCACATCCTCGGCGGCCGATACATGGCCTGGCCTCCGGGGTGA
- a CDS encoding DEAD/DEAH box helicase, giving the protein MKKNRGRHPSPLPPVLTVDRQCCLKNMPPDLAAALRSALTIDNPKYRAARQFGRWIGKNLKPKLFFYHETENRLFFPRGFGNQAVRLCRRITGQSPEIDDLRRLLPPVSFSFSGELRRYQHDAVTAILEHSFGVVEAATGSGKTVMALAVIAHRCQPTLIIVHSKELMYQWRSRIEQFLGIEAGMAGDGLFDLQPVTVAIVNTAGKHLDMLPAQFGQIVVDECHRVPASLFTNVVAAFDCKYMLGLSATAFRREDGMTQLINIYMGDRVHTVDGKQLAASGAVVLPVFEQRPTTFVYRYQGEYARLIKALTVNEQRNRQISRDVVNLVEQGHQGTILVVSDRVAHCHILAHLLTEKHMSVRVLTGQTPPEERARIVEDVQSDQVTILIATVQLIGEGFDCPGLSTLVLATPIKFEGRLLQVVGRIMRPAMNKQARVIDYVDEHVPVLRRSAAIRRTVFAEW; this is encoded by the coding sequence ATGAAAAAAAATAGGGGTAGGCATCCTTCACCGCTTCCGCCTGTGCTGACTGTTGATCGGCAGTGCTGTCTGAAAAATATGCCACCTGATCTCGCTGCTGCGCTCCGTTCTGCGTTAACCATCGATAATCCAAAATACCGGGCAGCCAGACAATTTGGCCGGTGGATCGGTAAAAATCTCAAGCCGAAACTTTTTTTCTACCATGAAACAGAAAACCGCCTTTTTTTCCCCCGTGGTTTTGGTAACCAGGCCGTTCGGCTCTGTCGCAGGATAACCGGTCAGTCGCCGGAAATTGATGACCTTCGTCGTTTGCTGCCTCCTGTTTCGTTTTCTTTTTCAGGTGAACTTCGCCGGTATCAGCATGATGCGGTAACAGCCATCCTGGAGCATTCTTTCGGAGTGGTCGAGGCGGCTACCGGATCGGGCAAGACGGTCATGGCTCTGGCCGTCATTGCTCATCGGTGTCAACCGACCCTGATCATTGTTCATTCTAAAGAGTTGATGTACCAGTGGCGCTCACGTATCGAACAGTTTCTCGGGATAGAAGCCGGGATGGCAGGTGACGGTTTGTTTGATCTCCAACCAGTGACCGTGGCCATTGTAAATACTGCCGGAAAACATCTTGATATGTTGCCTGCACAGTTCGGCCAGATTGTAGTGGACGAGTGTCACCGGGTTCCGGCAAGCTTGTTTACCAATGTTGTGGCTGCCTTTGACTGCAAGTACATGCTGGGCCTGTCAGCCACTGCCTTTCGTCGTGAAGACGGTATGACGCAGTTGATCAATATCTATATGGGAGATCGGGTCCATACGGTTGATGGTAAACAACTGGCAGCCAGCGGTGCTGTTGTCCTCCCGGTGTTTGAACAGCGACCAACCACTTTTGTTTATCGATACCAGGGAGAGTATGCGCGGTTGATCAAAGCGCTCACCGTCAACGAACAGCGGAACCGGCAGATTAGCCGCGATGTGGTGAACCTGGTTGAACAAGGGCATCAGGGGACAATTTTAGTGGTTTCGGATCGAGTAGCGCATTGTCATATCCTGGCCCACCTGCTGACAGAGAAGCATATGTCTGTCCGTGTTCTCACCGGTCAGACACCTCCGGAAGAACGGGCAAGGATTGTTGAAGATGTTCAGTCAGATCAGGTGACTATACTGATTGCCACTGTGCAGTTGATCGGAGAGGGGTTTGACTGTCCCGGTCTGTCCACCCTGGTATTGGCCACGCCGATCAAGTTTGAGGGGAGGCTGTTGCAGGTGGTTGGCCGTATAATGCGACCGGCCATGAACAAACAGGCCAGGGTCATTGATTATGTTGATGAGCATGTTCCGGTCCTGCGTCGTTCCGCTGCAATTCGACGGACAGTGTTTGCGGAATGGTGA
- a CDS encoding MgtC/SapB family protein, with translation MTGFESVLTAMEADYLMISTRLAGALLAGGVIGFERSYHGRPAGFRTHTLVCLASSLLMLVTYYQWNWLPGVPLDTVRTDPTRMAQGIMTGIGFLGAGVIFKEGQSVRGLTTAASIWITAATGILIGIGFWFPAIIATLLALGILSVFRWIEGKLPSNFYAHHSICFDRNHVLNENEVISLLTKHGFTVDNMQYQTSDDGRSFEYRMVIGTVDSNKMAVLAESLRQMPLVRCFRISPTGD, from the coding sequence ATGACAGGTTTTGAATCAGTTCTTACCGCAATGGAAGCAGATTATCTCATGATCAGCACCCGCCTGGCCGGCGCACTCCTTGCCGGTGGAGTTATTGGGTTTGAACGGAGCTATCATGGACGACCGGCCGGTTTTCGGACACATACACTGGTCTGCCTGGCTTCAAGTCTCCTGATGCTGGTCACGTATTATCAGTGGAACTGGCTGCCGGGGGTACCCCTGGACACAGTTCGTACCGATCCAACCAGAATGGCACAGGGGATCATGACAGGCATCGGTTTTCTTGGTGCAGGTGTGATCTTTAAAGAGGGTCAATCGGTGCGCGGATTAACAACCGCAGCATCAATATGGATTACCGCAGCCACCGGGATTTTGATCGGCATCGGGTTCTGGTTTCCGGCAATCATTGCAACTCTGTTAGCCTTGGGGATACTCTCGGTTTTCCGGTGGATCGAGGGAAAGTTACCGTCAAATTTTTATGCACACCACAGCATCTGTTTTGATCGAAACCACGTATTAAACGAAAATGAAGTTATCAGTTTACTGACCAAACACGGTTTTACTGTCGACAACATGCAGTACCAGACTTCTGATGATGGCCGGTCCTTTGAATACAGAATGGTCATCGGCACTGTTGATTCAAACAAAATGGCCGTCCTGGCTGAATCTTTACGCCAAATGCCCCTGGTTCGCTGTTTCCGCATATCTCCAACCGGAGATTGA
- a CDS encoding arylamine N-acetyltransferase family protein, with the protein MRMEPEHLRAYLKRLDHHTFTHPDQVSLHTLQAAHLLCVPFENLSIHWAEPMRLSPEHFYRKIVTENRGGICYENNILFANLLRSLGYKIDLLSAQVAQEDRTFTPAFDHVVLLVHLEETWLVDVGFGDSFRVPLLLRTGTVQTEQGRSYRIDRQGNDYLVQQNILQKQWTSLFKFTLSPREIADFQGMFKFHRDSPASHFRKTPLATLATPDGRKTLTGSTFIYTTLCGLRTEWRVSRKVHPDVLNREFGIRRTVAQMDKNR; encoded by the coding sequence ATGCGAATGGAGCCTGAACACCTCCGGGCCTACTTAAAGAGACTTGATCACCATACTTTTACACATCCGGATCAGGTCTCTCTACATACGTTACAGGCAGCTCATCTCCTCTGTGTACCGTTTGAAAATCTCTCCATCCACTGGGCGGAACCGATGCGGCTGTCTCCAGAACATTTCTACCGGAAGATCGTCACAGAAAATCGAGGGGGCATATGCTACGAAAACAATATTCTCTTTGCAAACCTTTTACGCTCGCTTGGGTACAAAATCGACCTTCTTTCTGCTCAAGTCGCCCAGGAGGACCGTACATTCACACCTGCGTTTGATCATGTTGTCCTGCTTGTGCATCTTGAGGAAACCTGGCTTGTGGATGTCGGCTTTGGAGATTCATTCAGAGTTCCGCTTCTGCTCAGAACCGGGACTGTTCAAACAGAGCAGGGGCGATCGTACAGGATTGATCGCCAGGGGAACGACTACCTGGTTCAGCAGAACATCCTCCAGAAACAGTGGACTTCCCTTTTTAAATTCACACTGTCTCCAAGGGAAATAGCCGACTTTCAAGGTATGTTTAAGTTTCATAGAGACTCACCTGCTTCTCATTTCAGAAAAACTCCTCTGGCAACACTCGCCACACCTGACGGCAGAAAAACATTGACCGGCAGCACATTTATTTACACAACTCTATGCGGACTGCGTACAGAGTGGAGAGTGAGCAGGAAGGTTCACCCTGATGTCCTCAACAGGGAATTCGGTATCAGACGGACCGTTGCGCAGATGGATAAAAACAGATAG
- the typA gene encoding translational GTPase TypA, translating to MRQQFIRNVAIIAHVDHGKTTLVDQLFRSSGMFRDNQHVADRLMDSMEIERERGITITSKNGSYTYGDYQINIIDTPGHADFGGQVERVLHMADGALLLVDAQEGPMPQTFFVVKKALAAKLPILVVINKIDKPAARCDWAVDQVFGLLDRLGAPDHILDFPVVYASAKAGYAVHQPDDPVTVDTGMQTVSEMIIHHVPPPSGSPDAPLQLQISTIDYSPYLGRLGIGKLLNGRLSLRTPLVVSRRDGTINPVRISKIFGFASNQKVPVENVQVGDIVAVAGMEDVTIGVTFTDPTNPQPLPLIEIDPPTISMNFIPNDSPFAGQDGKYVTSRHLEERLSREVLSDVALQVEPLSNEIGYRVSGRGELHLSILIEKMRREDYEFQVTRPQVIVREIDGQLMEPYEELFVDVDEKFQGVVIEKLGRLKGLLIDMQVEKEMTRMKFKVPTRGLLGYRSVFMTDTHGMGVMHYVFAEWGPHAGEIQNRINGVMVVKETCTSVAYALFNLQERGRLFLGPGVAVYSGMIIGEHCRPADLIVNPAKGKKLTNIRASGTDEAVILVPPVDMSLEDCISYINDDELVEITPKAIRLRKKKGVRIRG from the coding sequence ATGAGACAGCAGTTTATTCGTAATGTCGCTATTATCGCCCACGTTGATCACGGTAAAACCACCCTGGTTGATCAGTTATTTCGTTCAAGTGGTATGTTTCGTGATAATCAACATGTGGCCGATCGGCTGATGGATTCCATGGAGATTGAGCGTGAACGCGGTATCACCATTACTTCCAAAAACGGTTCGTATACGTATGGTGATTATCAGATCAATATTATCGACACTCCCGGTCATGCCGATTTTGGTGGTCAGGTGGAACGGGTGCTGCATATGGCAGATGGAGCACTCCTGTTGGTGGATGCGCAAGAGGGGCCGATGCCGCAGACTTTTTTCGTGGTAAAGAAGGCACTGGCTGCCAAGTTGCCGATCCTGGTGGTGATCAACAAGATCGACAAACCTGCAGCCCGGTGCGATTGGGCTGTGGATCAGGTTTTCGGCCTGCTGGACCGGCTCGGTGCTCCGGATCATATCCTGGACTTTCCGGTGGTCTATGCCTCTGCCAAGGCCGGCTACGCTGTTCATCAACCGGATGACCCGGTGACTGTGGACACTGGTATGCAGACTGTTTCCGAGATGATCATTCATCATGTGCCGCCACCATCCGGCAGTCCTGATGCCCCTTTGCAGCTGCAGATCAGCACCATTGACTATTCACCGTATCTTGGCCGTTTAGGGATCGGCAAACTTTTGAATGGTCGACTCAGTCTGCGTACTCCGCTGGTGGTTTCCCGCCGTGACGGGACCATTAACCCCGTACGGATCAGCAAGATCTTCGGCTTTGCGAGTAACCAGAAGGTACCGGTCGAAAATGTACAGGTGGGGGATATTGTAGCTGTTGCCGGTATGGAAGATGTGACCATCGGCGTTACCTTTACCGACCCCACCAATCCTCAGCCATTGCCGCTCATTGAGATTGACCCGCCCACTATTTCAATGAATTTTATTCCCAACGACTCACCTTTTGCCGGTCAGGACGGCAAGTATGTCACCTCCCGTCATCTTGAGGAACGCCTTTCCCGCGAGGTTCTCTCCGATGTGGCTCTTCAGGTCGAACCGCTCAGCAACGAGATCGGTTATCGGGTTTCCGGTCGCGGCGAGCTGCATCTTTCTATTCTTATTGAAAAGATGCGTCGTGAAGATTACGAGTTTCAAGTGACTCGTCCGCAGGTGATTGTTCGCGAGATTGATGGTCAGCTCATGGAACCGTATGAAGAGCTGTTTGTGGATGTTGATGAAAAGTTTCAGGGAGTGGTGATTGAAAAACTTGGCAGGCTTAAAGGGCTGCTCATCGACATGCAGGTCGAGAAAGAAATGACCCGTATGAAGTTTAAGGTGCCGACCCGTGGCCTGCTGGGGTATCGTTCCGTGTTCATGACCGATACCCATGGTATGGGGGTGATGCACTACGTTTTTGCAGAATGGGGCCCCCATGCCGGAGAGATTCAGAATCGGATCAACGGTGTGATGGTTGTTAAGGAGACATGCACGTCAGTCGCCTATGCGTTGTTTAATCTCCAGGAACGAGGTAGACTTTTTTTAGGTCCGGGCGTTGCTGTTTACTCCGGCATGATCATCGGCGAACATTGTCGGCCTGCTGATCTGATTGTAAATCCGGCCAAAGGCAAAAAATTGACCAACATTCGTGCATCCGGAACGGATGAGGCGGTTATACTTGTTCCACCGGTAGACATGAGTCTTGAGGACTGTATCTCGTATATCAATGATGATGAGTTGGTGGAGATCACCCCTAAGGCGATACGGTTACGTAAGAAGAAAGGGGTAAGGATAAGAGGATAA